CAGGCCACGTCCTACTTCACCCAGTTCGTCAACGCCTTCGAGGACCACGCCTCCCAGCTCGACGAGGTCGCCTCGAAGTACGCCGAGATCGCCCAGGCCCTCGCCCAGGTCGCCGAGCTCCTCGGCGGCCTGCTCGCCACCGCCATCGACAAGCTGTTGATCTGCCTGGCGAAGCTGGCCGCGGCCGGCTGCCTGGCGGAGATCCCCGGCGTCAACGTGATCGCGGGGATCATCGGCGCCTACTCGGTGTGGCAGGCCAAGGAGGCGGTCGCCGCCTTCCTCAAGGCGACGAGCGTGATGGCCGACACCTGCGAGGCGGTCGTGGCGCTGGCGGTCGGCATCTCCGGGTTGTGCACCTCGGGCTCGGCCGATGCCGCCTTCCCCGCGGTGACCTACGCGAACGGAGCGCAGAAGTGAGCGGCTACGGTGTCCCGCCCGGGCGTCGCGACGAGCCGGAGATCCCCGACGCCCGCAGCGCTGCTGACATGAGGCGCCCCGAGATCGACTACTCGGCGATCGACGCGGTCGCCGGTGGGGATGCCCGGGCCGCCCGTGAGCTGCGCGCCAGCGTCGCCGTGATCGCCCGGCGGACCGAGGACCCCACGTTGCGCGAGCTGTGCCTGGCCGTGCTGGCCGGGCGGCAGAGCGTGCGCCGCGTGTTCGAGCACCCGGAGTTCCAGCAGATGAGCATGGTCAGCCTCCGGCACCTCGAGGAGGGACTGGCACGGCTCGACGACGAGGATCGGGAGGACCTGCTCGCGAGGGTCGGCATCCCCACGCTGGAGCAGGACGCCGAGTTCGACCTGATGGAGGGACGCGGGCTGCCCGAGCAGTGACCGGGCCGGCCCCGGCCTCACAGGCTCGTGAACAGCCGGCGGGTGTCGTGGGGAGCAGGGGCGGCCAGGGCGGCGGCGGTGTCGATCGTGGCGCCGGCGCCGGCCGCACGGCGCCGCAGGTCGCCGACGAAGTCCTCGTGCCCGGCGAGGAAGTGGACGCGGAACGGGCGTCGGCCCCGCGCCGCGATCCACACCGTGTGTCGCGCGACGTCGGGCCGCCCGTCCTGGTGCTCCCAGCTGGCGGCGGTGACCTCGGACAGCGGCACGCGCACCGTGGTCACCCGTCCCCGCACGACCAGCTCGTCCGCCGTGAGGACGACGGCGCGACGCAGCTCGCTCCAGACCCCGATGCCCGCCAGCACCCCCAGCGCCGGCAGCACGATCATGCCGGGGACCGAGCCCGATGCGAACGACGCCGCCGCCAGCAGCGCGCTGACGATCCCGAGAGCGCCCAGCCCGAGAACCATGCGCACGCGGATGGCATCGGTGGGCCTGTAGGTGGTGTCCACGCCATCAGTCTCCCATCGCCCCTGCTCGCGCCGCGGCGCGAGCAGGGGCGTCGCCGGGTTGTCTGACAGTTGGTGTCCGCAGAGGCGATTCGGGTACCAAGGAGTGATGGCCTCAGCACCTCGGACTCGGGACCCGTGGCTCGACAACGCGAAGATGGGCCTGGTCACGCTCGTCGTGGTCGGGCACCTGCTCGCGCTGCTGCCCTCCGACGGACCCGGCGGGCGGACGTACGACTTCGTCTACCTGTGGCACATGCCGGCGTTCGTGTTCCTGTCCGGCTACCTGTCGCGGGGGTTCGGCTACACCCCCGCGCGGCTGTGGCAGCTGGTGACCACGCTGCTGGTGCCGTACGTCCTGTTCGAGGGTGCGCTGGCCTGGTTCCGGATCAACGTGGGGCACGAGCACCTCTCCGACCTGTGGACCGACCCGCACTTCCCGCTGTGGTACCTGCTCGCGATGGTGGCCTGGCGGCTGGTGACCCCGCTGCTCCGGCCGCTGCGGGGCGGCGTGCTGGTCGCGGTGGGCCTGAGCGTCGCCGGTGGCTTCCTCCTCACCGGGGACTGGACCCGCTGGCTGGACGCCCCGCGGATCGTCGGCTTCCTTCCGTTCTTCGTGCTCGGCCTGAAGGCCACGCCCGAGGCGCTGGAGTGGCTGCGTGGCCGGTTCGCCGCGGTGGTCGGCGTCGCGACCTTCGCGGCGCTGTGGGTCGCCGCCGGCTCGCTCGACGAGTGGGCCAGCCGCGACTACCTCTACCAGCGGCCGTTCGCGCTGCTCGACGACCCGACCTCGACCGCGGTCCTGACCCGGCTGCTCGTGCTGCTCGCCGGTGTCGCCGGCGCGCTGGCCTGGCTGAGCGTCGTACCCCGCATCGGCGGCTGGTTCACCCGGATGGGCTCGGCGACCCTGGTCGTCTACCTGTTCCACGGCTTCCTCGTGAAGGAGCTGGAGTACCTCGGCTTCATCGAGTGGGCGCACGACCGGCCCTGGCTCGGCCTGCTCGCCGCGGTCGGCATCGGCGTCGCGGTGGCGCTCGGCCTGGCCGCACCACCCGCGCGCCGTGTGCTCGAACGGGTCGTCGACCCCTTCGACGTCGCCCACCGGCGGGTCCGGGAGGCGGTGCAGCTCACCGGGGTCGTCCACGAGCAGGAGTGGGAGACCACGGACGCGGGCCTCGTGGCCGCGGGCCGGTAGCCTTCGAGCATGCCTCTCACCACGGACCGACCCTCGTGAGCGCCGGCCTGTTCGGTCTCCTCGACGACGTCGCAGCCATCGCCAAGATGGCCGCCGCGTCGATGGACGACGTGAGTGCCGCGGCCGGCAAGGCCACCGCCAAGGCCGCCGGCGTGGTGATCGACGACACGGCGGTCACGCCGCAGTACGTCCAGGGCGTCGCCGCCACGCGTGAGCTCCCGATCGTGAAGAAGATCGCGATCGGCTCGATCCGCAACAAGCTGCTGATCATCCTCCCGGCGTCGCTGCTGCTCAGCCAGTTCCTGCCGGACCTGCTCCCCATCATCTTGATGATCGGCGGCACCTTCCTCGCCTACGAGGGCGCCCACAAGATCTGGCACGTGGTCTCCGGCCACGACGAGCACGAGACGCCCGTCGCCGAGGTCAGCGCCGAGGCCGAGAAGGAGCTGGTCTCCGGCGCGATCCGCACCGACCTGATCCTGTCCGCTGAGATCATGGTCATCGCGCTGGCCTCGGTCGAGGACGAGTCCTTCTGGACCAAGCTCGCCACCCTGCTCGTCGTCGCCGTCGTCATCACCGTGGCCGTCTACGGCGTGGTGGCGCTCATCGTGAAGATGGACGACGCGGGCCTGAGCCTCGCGCAGCGCTCCTCGGCGTTCGCGCAGCGGCTGGGCCGCGGCCTGGTCGCGTTCATGCCGCGACTGCTGTCGATCATCTCGATCGTCGGCACCGTCGCGATGCTCTGGGTCGGTGGCCACATCCTGCTCGTCAACCTGCACGAGGCCGGCTGGTGGGACGCGCCGTACGAGTGGGTCCACGGCATCGAGCACGACGTCGAGCACGCCGTGCACGGCGTCCTCGGCAGCGCCCTGGCCTGGCTCGCCAACACCGGGATCTCCGCGGTGATCGGCCTGGTCGTCGGCTCGGTCGTGGTCGCCGTCGTGCGGGTGCTGCCGTTCACCGGCGACAAGGACCCGATCGAGCGGTACGACGACGGCGAGCCCGCCGCGCACTGACCTCGGTCAGGCGCGGCAGGCCCGGCCGCGGGCTCAGAGTGCGGGGAGCCGGACGGTCGCGTCCAGCGCGTTGGCCAGCTCGCGGCCCTTCGTCTCGAAGTGGCGGCGGAAGTAGTCCAGGTGCTCGTCGTGCTCGTGGAAGTGGTGCGGCGTGAGCACCGCGGAGAACACCGGCACGTCGGTCTCCAGCTGGACCCGCATCAGCGCGTCCACGACGCTGGACGCGACGAAGTCGTGGCGGTAGATGCCGCCGTCGACGACCAGGGCGGCGGCCGCGACG
This genomic interval from Nocardioides kongjuensis contains the following:
- a CDS encoding acyltransferase family protein, with protein sequence MASAPRTRDPWLDNAKMGLVTLVVVGHLLALLPSDGPGGRTYDFVYLWHMPAFVFLSGYLSRGFGYTPARLWQLVTTLLVPYVLFEGALAWFRINVGHEHLSDLWTDPHFPLWYLLAMVAWRLVTPLLRPLRGGVLVAVGLSVAGGFLLTGDWTRWLDAPRIVGFLPFFVLGLKATPEALEWLRGRFAAVVGVATFAALWVAAGSLDEWASRDYLYQRPFALLDDPTSTAVLTRLLVLLAGVAGALAWLSVVPRIGGWFTRMGSATLVVYLFHGFLVKELEYLGFIEWAHDRPWLGLLAAVGIGVAVALGLAAPPARRVLERVVDPFDVAHRRVREAVQLTGVVHEQEWETTDAGLVAAGR
- a CDS encoding 6,7-dimethyl-8-ribityllumazine synthase gives rise to the protein MSPTAPRVAIVAARWHADIVDVAVTTFTTELEQRGYAVDVVHVPGAFEIPLQVRRRALSGRYAGVAAAALVVDGGIYRHDFVASSVVDALMRVQLETDVPVFSAVLTPHHFHEHDEHLDYFRRHFETKGRELANALDATVRLPAL
- a CDS encoding DUF808 family protein; this translates as MSAGLFGLLDDVAAIAKMAAASMDDVSAAAGKATAKAAGVVIDDTAVTPQYVQGVAATRELPIVKKIAIGSIRNKLLIILPASLLLSQFLPDLLPIILMIGGTFLAYEGAHKIWHVVSGHDEHETPVAEVSAEAEKELVSGAIRTDLILSAEIMVIALASVEDESFWTKLATLLVVAVVITVAVYGVVALIVKMDDAGLSLAQRSSAFAQRLGRGLVAFMPRLLSIISIVGTVAMLWVGGHILLVNLHEAGWWDAPYEWVHGIEHDVEHAVHGVLGSALAWLANTGISAVIGLVVGSVVVAVVRVLPFTGDKDPIERYDDGEPAAH